The Hydrogenobacter thermophilus TK-6 genome window below encodes:
- the hemB gene encoding porphobilinogen synthase — MEFPKLRPRRLRSNESIRRLVRETKLSLDDLICPVFVRYGEGIEEEVPSMPGVFRYSPDKVIDEVKKIRDLGIPAIILFGIPEHKDEVGSDTWSKEGIIQRTVRLIKKEVPDIYVITDVCFCEYTTHGHCGVLKNHHVDNDATLENLKKQAVSHAESGADMLAPSGMMDGMVKAIRSALDEANFYEIPIMAYSAKFASAFYGPFRDAAQSAPAFGDRRTYQMDPSNAREALKEVLLDLQEGADIVMVKPALSYLDIIYRVKEATLLPVCAYNVSGEYSMIKAAGKLGWIDERKVMWEVLTSIKRAGADMIITYFAKDVAILINRGELA, encoded by the coding sequence ATGGAGTTTCCAAAGCTAAGACCTCGCAGGCTGAGGAGTAATGAGAGCATAAGGCGTTTGGTTAGAGAGACCAAGCTGAGTCTTGACGACCTTATATGCCCTGTTTTTGTGCGCTACGGAGAGGGTATTGAAGAAGAAGTGCCTTCTATGCCGGGAGTTTTCAGATACAGTCCCGACAAAGTGATTGATGAAGTTAAAAAGATAAGGGATTTGGGCATTCCTGCCATAATACTCTTTGGTATTCCAGAGCACAAGGACGAGGTTGGATCAGATACATGGAGCAAAGAAGGTATAATCCAGAGGACTGTAAGGCTTATAAAAAAAGAGGTACCAGACATTTATGTAATTACGGATGTGTGCTTCTGTGAGTACACCACCCATGGACACTGCGGAGTGCTCAAAAACCACCACGTTGACAACGATGCTACGCTTGAAAATCTCAAAAAACAAGCTGTATCTCATGCAGAAAGCGGGGCTGATATGCTGGCACCTTCTGGTATGATGGACGGTATGGTAAAAGCTATAAGGAGTGCTTTAGATGAGGCTAACTTTTATGAGATTCCCATAATGGCATACTCTGCCAAGTTTGCCTCTGCCTTTTACGGACCCTTCAGAGATGCTGCGCAGTCAGCACCAGCCTTTGGCGATAGAAGAACTTACCAGATGGACCCGTCCAACGCAAGAGAAGCCTTAAAGGAAGTGCTTTTGGACCTTCAAGAAGGTGCAGACATAGTTATGGTAAAGCCAGCCCTATCTTACTTGGATATTATTTACCGCGTAAAGGAGGCTACACTGCTTCCAGTATGCGCTTACAATGTGAGCGGTGAGTATTCTATGATAAAGGCAGCCGGAAAGCTTGGATGGATAGACGAAAGGAAAGTTATGTGGGAGGTGCTAACTTCTATAAAGCGTGCTGGTGCGGATATGATCATCACTTACTTTGCTAAAGATGTGGCTATTTTAATAAACAGAGGTGAGTTGGCATGA